The genomic segment AGAATTTATCAATCAACAGATTCAgagattgtgtttgtttgtaaagaGAAGCTAAATCTAATGagttaaataacttaaataaaaaaacaacaaaaatcttagtttaaagagaaaaaaaacaaaaaactttttgaatattttaaataactaaattttattttgtatatccAAAGGGTGGAGCTAAAGGGGAGAAAAGGGGGAAGCTGTCCCCCAATCGATAACTtcattgacaaagattaagaaattatCAATACAAGCTTCGAAAATAACAaaggatatatttttaaatacaatctTGAGCCCCTAAAATGacgcattttgttttttcataaaaacactttcaggatcatttcagttttaaagaccTTCCAAAGCCCCACCTCTACCCCCCGCCAAGATGGCTTAGCGCCGCTACTGTGTAAATATGAACCTTGACGGACCAAATATCTAATTTTTGGTAATAAAAGAagtaataattaatatttttgccaGATTTTATCATACATTTAACAAGTTTAGCTCTACAATGAGGTGGCGGTCTTTAAAAAGAGTTCAGATGTGGATCCTTAAGACTTCAGTGTGTGATTTTGTCTGAACCAGTCGGGTTCTTTTCTGTTCAGGAGTCCAGAACAACCTGAGTCTTAGCCCCACCTCGGTCAGCACCGGACTCTCTACCAGCAGCTccggtgagaacccatcaaCCTGCACTAATCATGTTTTTGAGCAAGTGGTTTAAGAAGCTTGTTGtgcttttgttgatttattgcatgaaaaatgatttttttctcatgtgttTAGGTAATACgtgaaaaaacaatttctctAGAAGAAAATTGTGTAGTCCATTTGTCAGATAATTCTGTATTTATTCTGAGGACAATAAACATTAGATATTTtatgattacatttaaatgaacattcTACTAATAGCAAACATTTAGCTTTACATTTGATTGGAACAATATGAATGTCAAAGATAAAAGAGGAagaatttaagataaaataatcCTGAAGTTCACACATTTTCACCTGaaagtcaggaaaaaaattTCAACCAGAATTTTCTCAATAAAGATCAGAACAAAAGCCCTCAGTTTAACCATCTGGCCACTTTTTTGAGTTTGGCCTTTCTGGAATCATCAGGATAATCATTATCaatctttttgagttttttttttgtctttttttggtgCCTTAAGACAGTATCAGTTGGTGCTTTTAGGCttagttttcattcaaattaaTGAAACTGAATATAATTTGATAGGTCTATGTGAGCAGCAGGGCCTCAAATCCCTCAAACTATCCTTTTGTGTGATTTGTACAAAAACTCCTGGTCAATATTTGTTCTTTACACAAAATGTATGCAAGACTTTATTTGTTATTGCAATAgttactttataaaaataaaatattgttgacaatttgattattttttaatgaactagtGAAGAGAGCTCAGAGCTGTGGCTAACACACCAGTTTGTTTCAGCTCCAGTTTACGGCGTGCAGAACAACCTGGGAGGTACGAGCCCGACGGTCTTCTTCTCGTCTGGAACCACCCCACATATCGGTAACAGAGAGGATTCATACTCAAACTGCTGCATGATCTGCTCTTCTGTAAACGTCTGTTGTGAATGTAACTTCATACGATGCGATACTCTCCATCCACAGTTTACGGTGTGCCGAAAAACGTGTCTGGGTTGAGTTCGAGCGCAGGTGAGGCGGCTCACACCTGTTCTTTTTGAATTGCAGGAGTATTAACCTTTAAGGTCATGACATAAGGTCTTGTTTGTGCGCGACAGTGAGACCCAGCAGCCAGGCCACTCACGAGGCTTTAGGGAAGGACTCTAACTTTGTGATGATTGAGAAGGAAAACGCTCCAATCAAGAAGGAGACTGAGCGGCTCGTCATGGCCAAAGACACCGGGAAGCAGTTCATGACTACAGCACCTTCCACCAACTCTGGTACCGCCAAAGCCCAAGACACTGAAAGTCTCTAGAAAAACTCTTTTAcctcaattattattttattttgagcttACTTAGTTTGGTCtacaatattttatctttttgagtttttgcccAAGAAGtctttctttaaatattgttgGGTAATAGTTCTCTAAACCTTATGGTAGCCTCTCAAAGTTggttatgttttaatttaattttacaatatttgtttaTCCTTACATCACTAAGACACAACTgatttagaaatgaaaaaacaccaGTTTTCACTGTCTGAAGATTTTTAAAGAGAAGCACCAGACTAAAAACTTGTGATAATGTCAACAAATTCTGGGGAAGTCTTGATCAAAATTTCCAAACTCTAAATCCACTTAACTAAATCCGAAGACTTTTGCTCCATTCTGCTTTAAATTAGAACAGCCACTCCTCCTTTCTTAACACTTAAAACTATTTTGAGGATACTATTGGTTGTGTTAAACAAGCAGTTTGGTGCCATAAAACGTCTACAGCTATTCTGCAGCTTCAAGCTGTCTCTCAAATGTAGGGAATTCgccgatatatcgtgatatttcatttcACGAtgcttgtatcgatttaaaatgctgacaagatgatatttaacttattatttatgagcaaatgTAGTTaggcatcttacttttgtttttcacctaaACCTCCAatcactagttggcagcacagcataCTGAGtgtctttgagcagctctaaaatgaaaaccaaaacgACAAGATCTCACTAGAACCATCCTGTTTTAAGTGTTCAATCAGCCTCTGGGTTCTTGTTACGAGCCATCAACTaagataaaatatgtcttaaaaagagacaaatgtttttgattttggctagaAATGTCATAACCATAATTGTCAGTGGGAACTATTAGAAAAAAGATATGGTTGTGTGggacttttctcagacacaaacattttcacacttttctcctgtttaaagggtaaccaaaccctaaatccaaTTTTtctggctgttgatctctataaatggggctttaaaagttctgtctcttggtcattgccaaatttttgaaaaattaaaataaacttgtttaattcttgaaaatgtagTCATAAACAATCTGTGTGCAGccctctacaggttgaattgaagtattacagttgaattttgtgattggtcaaaccattcaccgtcatttcagaagtcccacgtcatcatctgcagctccagtaataatagcagtcctgttctccagccccacccatctgactggattttcaaatttcgactgtgggtggagtcagcctccaacttccctgtttggtgaccctttaaactCTCAAAGGACAAAActtcatataaaaataagtcCAATATTTTAGAATGAAGACAAATATCTGCTCACAATCGTTGATTGGTGTCTATTTGGCAAGCTTAACCTATTCTGTACAGTAGACACGGCACGGAGGAGATTGACaatggtctacagccaatcagagagcaattttgtacaattttgtacaattggtaaaaaaaaaaagcttgcaaaATTGCTCAAATATCTGCATAAACAGTGAGGATGCAAGAAGACGAACAGCAAAACATCGAGGGACCACTGTATAGCTTAATATTTcctcatattttgtcttttttttttatctccatcAGTTACTGTGAAAAATTTGAGAATTCTTGCGTTTTAGATCACTGAGCTAAAAAGATtctcaaacaaaaaatgacattgagTTGAAAATCAGCCTAATGACGGAAAGCAAAGTCTACTGCCATCTAGTGTTTGATGATTTTCagattgacaaaaatgtaaaatttagtgAAACTatgaaaatctggaaaaaaaacagttgctgTTAGTGAGCTGTGTGTTATGTGATGTAAAAAATCTggctaataaaacaaatacataatttaataaattttggaaattaaaacaaatacaaaaatataaaaaatggaGACATAAAAAAGTggagtttaaaaatagatcaaatacatttgaatataaataaaaacaataatggaaatataaaatatttggtGACATAAAGGctatcaaataaatcaaaataaaaatataaagacagGACATTCTTTTTTATACaggattttagaaaaacaagttatttttctaacctaaaaccttttttgatttttgagttaaTTAAGTTTAAGATTTGTTTTAGGACTACCCAGAATACAAGTCACATGACGAAAGAAGTGTGATCATAAATTTATCAGTCATTGTGGGGATTGTTGGGTTTTACAGCTTCATACTCTGAAGACTCTCTGAAGCGAGAGAAACAGAAGATGGTCTCCAGTTCTGGGGAGGAGGGAGTTGTTACCAAATGTAAGACtttccactttttttgtgtgttgttttttagtattttgtgttcaGAAATCTAAGCTTATCTTCTTTATATAGCGTCAACAGTCATGGCCAGCACCAAAGACAAGGCTACCTATGCAGGTAGAGTTCTTGTTACGTTTCTTTTTCCTGGTTCAatcctttgactgtatatgataactggatcgagtgtgacgtcacccataggaaATGGCTTCATTCTAGCTGAAgtaaattcagtcgccatttttgctTGTAATACTACTGGCAGATATATGTCCTCAATAGGAGTTCATAGGACTTTGGCTGCTTGGAACCAGACGGtatttcctatttggaacgtggggggggggggatcactcagtccacttctcatatacagtcaatggttcaatCTAATGGGGTTTATGTTGTTGCTGAATGGGAGGACATGTTTTTTTCCGCAGAGATTCGTAGTGAAAAGGCCAGCTTTGGTTTCTGCTCCTGCTGCACCTGGTGGAAGTGGCTGCTGGGCATCCTGCTCGGCCTGCTGCTTCTCCTCGGCCTCCTCTGTGGACTCATCGCTCTGGGTAGGACGGTAACATGTGCACCAACATGATTACCAGCTCTGACACTCACTATAGATCATCTTCTGATCCCTTCTCCCAGGAGAGGAAGTTAAAAACCTCAAGAAGCGGGTGGATGCCCTAGAAACTGTGTCTGGCCAGTCAGCCAGTTCCAGTCGCCTGTCCGCCTCCAATGGTATTAACATCGTTAACCCGTTGGAGGCAACAAACTCTGAAAGGATCTCCGAAAACAACATCAACCTAGAAAAGGGCAGCGCTGCCCTCCAAAAGACCGTTCAGCAGCTGATCCGAGCTGAACTCCAATCCAGTGCAGTGAGAGGTTTGTCATGAACACCTCATCCAGTTTTCTCCAATGAATCAACCaaatgaattacaaaaaaaatctgttttccagAAACTTTGGCCTTCTCTCTAAAAGGGGAACGAGGACAGCCAGGACCTAAAGGCAGGTTTTCACAGTCCGAACTGTCATTTCTGTGATTCATGAGACTCATCTAAGTCAACTGTCTCTTTTCAGGCGACCAAGGACAACTGGGACAAAAAGGTAGGAAAGTAAAAGTTGatcattgtttaatttttggttGAAGATTTTGTATCAGgtctaaaaacaatattttcttcacAGGTGAACATGGATTACCCGGGATACAAGGTAAAACTCAGCACAGAGAAGTTCTAAGTTGTAGCCGcatcctttcaaagtaaaaaataacattttttctctttgtgaagGTGTTCCTGGTTACCCAGGACTGGATGGACCAAAAGGACAAAAGGGGAGTGCAGGTAAGCTAAAGTTTGAGAATCACTTTTCCATTCAGTTATCTTTTAggtgttttccttttgtttgagGTCCAGGAGTAACTGACAGTTAATCTCCTCCTATTTTGTCTTGGAGAGTCAAAGGTTCCTTTAGCATCAAGCGGGACAAAGGAAAAGCTTAAATCGTTGGATTAGAACTGAACACGTCTTAGAAGTCAGTcaaaacagaaaccaaagaagagaacctcttccttttttccaggTGAACCAGGTCCAGAGGGACCAGCAGGCCAAAGGGGACGGGAAGGACCAGTGGGTCCCCGGGGCGAACCAGGACTGCCTGGTGTTGGAGAAAAGGGAGATAAGGGTAAAACCCATCCGTGGTCATGgtcatttatttaatacaaaGAAAGCTATTCTCAATATGATGCTGTTTGACAGGAGTTCAAGGTTTACCTGGGCATCCTGGTTCTCCCGGTCCTATCGGGCCTTTAGGTTCAAAAGGTGAGAATCTGGGGTTTTGTAGAAACTAACTCTAGATTATTTCCAATCCATTGAACCCCATTAGGGGTTTTCCCAGCTTAATTTTGCTGATGaatctgcttttgtttcatcAGGTGCCACGGGTGATCAAGGTCTTCCAGGAATTCCAGGTAGAAACTCCACCTCTCCTTCAGTTCAGTTCTGAATGACTTGCAGATAATGAACTCCATGTTGCATTTCTACATCCAGGCGCTTCCGGTCAAAAGGGTTTCCCCGGTGAACCTGGTCATCCAGGAGTCAAAGGTACGCCGACCTCCATCAAAAAAGTTCATAGCTATCTGTGAATCATCAGTGATAAACTGTAGAAGAGCCAGAATTAAGATACTGTCTGTAATGCAGGTGATCGGGGAACACCAGGGACTCAAGGACCCAAAGGAGATCAAGGAGAAAGAGGACCACGTGGATCaggaggttgttttttttttttttattagcaacaataaactcatttaaataagaaagaaaaaatggaagCTGTACAAAGTTGGAGGCTGTGTAGAATATAAATGTGTTATGTTCAAGTAAATCCCAGCACATGTACAGGAGTCGGGACGAAGCTGGATTTATGTGCAATTTAAGATTGATAGATTTATGATGCAttgaaacaacagtttttaataaatgtgtgcaAATAGAATTAACCAGATAAGACTCTTCAGGAGAGAAAAACGAATGcagaaaaactcaagaaaatacactacattttcaaaacaaaactctaAGCGAAATAGTTGGTAAAGGACAAGTGTGTGTACTGTAGTAAGACAAACTTGTCTGTGAAAGTATTAAGTTTAGACCTTAAGCTTCAAGACTCAGAAGGTGTTAAAACACCAAGAAGGCTAGCTATTaggattttttgtatttaaagtttGCAGTAAAGTGTAGCCTAATATTCAAATCTAGAACCCTGACTATACAAAGAAGTTTGTAAAGTCACAAAAAGCACATCAGCTGTTAAAATGACTTGGTGTCCACTTTGTTGACCTTTTACCAAAGGTGTATTTGGGTTCGATGTGGGGTTCTTGTTGGCGCTATCTTGGTAAATCTTGCATAAATAGCTACTGccttgaattttattttaaagatgctATATTTTGCTCTACTCAGTCTGGGAAATAGTTTTCAGTGAGTCACAGAGATGCTTTTACACAAAGTGACTTACAGGCTATTTGTGATTAAAGGTGATATAATAATCCCAGTACAACGGCTGGGATTCAAACCTCTGATCCATCAACTGACAGAGAACTGTTCTacaagtaagggataatacccgacgaagtgtgcgttatgagaaattaacgcacgacgcggaggcctaaaccgtccgacgcgaagcggaggacggttgcctccgtgaagtgcgttaatttctcataatgcactcttcggagggtattatcccgcttataccatggtctttacaaaataaataaacatttaatcaatatttagtactttattcttgttatttctttggtttagctcattttttcacaaaaaagcggactatttgatcatccgtgatgcggtttgttgtcacggtgatatggaacacggcatgaagccggaagccgttacagacctcagctgcagcggtaaagtgtcgctgttttgaaagaaagacccggacaaattaggatatttttcttctttttctgatgttaatccttcagtgagcagctagaacatattcagcttctgtctgtgtttcatttcacggcaggttcgttcttctgagctgctctaaaatgagaaactccctcttgtggtgaaacagaagactacacctttcatgtcgagtggtgttttattagaaggagaataaccaatttgtcaatattaatttaccttactaaaggagaggaatataaatgttggtcgctacaataagttgaataaagcatcagttcagagagaaagttcatccattactgcttgttttgtccagacaatgaaggaaaatgtgttttaaagaagcctgcgcagtgatatcgaacgtttggtctgtgtgaccggaacttcttttttaggtgtgcgttattactgtgcattatcagtttttaatgcacacccagcagccaatcagaatcgagtattcacccagaccatggtataaactGAGATAATCACTCCTAAgtttcagctttaaactaaagcTACTTTCTAGGGTTTTTTCCTGATGTCTACTGAGCATTGCCCCTCAGTCGgctaaaattgattaaatttgATATTGTCTCTGTTGactattttgttacattttttttatttcccaagACATTCTGTAAAACTTCTGATTGCAATGCAAAATCTTACCTCTTTTAGTTATTAAGAGTAGTTCAAGCATGGCCAACCTTAAGGTTAGGTTCCAGAAGCTTAACAAGCTTCTACAGAGAAGTTAAAACTGACAGAAACTTATTCAGATAAAAAGCACTCAACTGTATAAACATCATATGGAGAGGAGAACGGCCGCGTCTAAACCATTCACAGGAATACAttgaaaaaattacataataaaatcttttttatgttttatcatcTGAAAAGAATCTTTGACATCAGGGCAGATGTTCAGCTTTTGTAAACATATCATCCAAACCATTATCTACAGTTCCTTAtatggtaaataaataaataaataataataataattaaataataataaaaaaaaaaaaaaacaagcacagaAAATTActcacattttaacaaaaaatgtttttgttcctaAAGGTGAACCTGGAACACCTGGACCTCAAGGCCCCGTTGGACCAAATGGACCTAAGGGAAGTGCAGGTGAGTGTGTCTTACAGAGCCACTGAAGAACATCTACAGGTCTGCTTTAATCTTCATGTGTGGCAGGGATGGTCAGGTGCGAAGAACTGCACAACATGGGATTGTTCACcactcttaaaaaacaaaaacaaaaaaaaaacaaaaaacagttcagaACCAATATACAACAAGAACAGCCTTTTACAgtgttataaaaaatattttaaaccaaaatctgGAAGAAATCTCCCCATAAACTTACACAGACACTGGTAGGTAGGTCTATTTTTTGGTAGAAAAGAGCATCGCATTTACTGGTGTGTTTTAGGAGGCAAGTCTGACTCCAACCATgtctaaaataattattttgtgaGTATTGTGACATCCAACaaccataaataaaagtattttaaatatttaagaacaAACATGAACCCAAAacgaaataaaaatgtaaaaaaatgcagagcTGCACCTTACCAATCTCTTAGCGCGGGTGGACTTCACAGGCAAGATGGCGGCTTCAGCGCGAAAATGTTTTCTACGGAGAGCCAGAATGGACAAAAAGATAATGgggaattttaaaataaacgaaAAGAAAACGAAGTAAAGGCATCAAAAAGGTTTCCATAAAGATAACATTCTATTAtatgttttgcctttttaacatatttacaaTTTACCCTCAGGTGAATCAGGCTCAGTGGGTCTTACCGGTCCCCGAGGACCGCCTGGACTTCCTGGAGACAGCGGTCCTCAAGGTAAAGCACCTTCAAATTTAAATtggttgattttatgttttaattttttataaagcaccttcatataaatgaataaataaatacataaacaaataaatacatacaactTTTGGATACAATCtgattcttgttttattttggtggtgatgatattctattttatgggacaaaaaaaaaattctagatacacaaagacacacatgaCATGCAAATTTAAGGTAAACACATGGAAACATCACGCACACATTTCCATATAAacactcatttttttccagtttagtTCTTTCTTACCAAAACACCCAAACacataattaaaatgttcctgtaaatgcataaaaatatactaATGAATCACAGTTTATATTTGTTACCTTTTTTCTTAGGTCCTCCAGGCGTGAAAGGACTTCCAGGTTTGAGAATCATTTAATTACTTGATCCTAATGTTTGAATAAGTTACCATCATGAATAACCTTTGGACATTTCAGGTTTTACTGGACACCCAGGACCACCTGGTGCTAGAGGTAAAGCCTGTGaatcgttttttgtttttattggttattGCTGTGAGGTCAAAAACGTAGTGGAAACACATTGTTTTAGTGTTCAGAAAATGCAATAAGTATGTGATGTGATCCAAAAGTGTTTTCACATAATCACTAAACTACTTCAGAGAACACACTGGTTGGTCTgtctttgattaaaatgttcatattgggTCTGTgacacttgatttttttaaaggcgGATCCTTTGAATTGCTTTAGAAACTCAAAGCTCTTCTCTTGCATACATGAAAAATATCACTTCTTTGTGATTAAATTATTTCACCATTgatttgtaaaagaaaatgtgtgaatGTATAAACTATCAATTCAAGTTCATATCATCTTTTAGGTGAACCAGGAACACCTGGTAAAGTCATCAGTCCAAGTAAGAACATCCATTTTGAAGAACTTTCACCAAGGTCATTGGGTTGTTTTCCTAAGTGCAATTGCTTTCGTCTGGTTTTAGTTGGTTCCGATCAGGTGGCCATCCCTGGACCTCCAGGCCCAGCTGGTCCCCCAGGTCGTGCTGGAAGTCCTGGACTATCTGGTCCCGTTGGCCCTGCTGGCAACCCAGGGCAGCCTGGTAAATCCCGTCCCTTGATCTGAAGGGCCATTGGAGGTGTTGAAACTCtatacaacttttttgtttgctccgtGACTCAAATGTTCAGGTCTCAAGGGAGATAAAGGAGAAAttggagaaagaggagaaagaggagaaaggGGAGAAAAGGGAGACAGAGGGGAAAGGGGGGAGAAAGGCCAACGTGGTGTGCCAGGCTTCAGCGCCCCGCAAGAAACTGACCCAAGAATCAACAGTGAGTACTTTTTATGTCTAATCTGTTTAGGTTTCAAGTTCTGACTTCATGAATAAAGTCTGGCTCGCTTGTTTTCCTCCCAGAGCCTTTGGTTGGACCTCCTGGTCCACCAGGTCCTCCAGGAGTCTCTGGTCTAAATGGTTCTCCAGGTACGTTAAAAACTACCATATCTCTATGGACAACTCTAGTACCAAAAAGTAAAGATTTCATCACTGTTTTTTGGGTAAAGGTATACAGGGTCCACCAGGCCCCCGAGGTCTCCCTGGTGAGCCAGGTAACTATTCTTCTATGGATAGAAGGcagataaaaatgttggaagacaTGTTGGATAAATCTCAGGAGGACCGATAAAACTGGTCTGTTGCCTTGTTGTGTCTTCGCAGGTGTTGGCGCACAAGGACCTAAAGGAGACAAGGGAGAACCCGGTAGTTTTGTGCCCACATCAGGTTAGTAAAATAAATCCGGTTGTAGTTAGATTCAATTAATCCTTAATCACTGTGTTTTTTGAACAACAATTTGATGAATGTTTCCTTAATGTGGTCCAGAAAGCTTCTTTGCTGGACCACCAGGACCACCAGGGCCTGCAGGACCACAAGGTCCACCAGGTACAGTCAAGATTGTATTATTTGCTTGCCTTCACAAATGCTTACAGCATCACGCCATGGTTaacaaacctattttttttctctttaggtGATATAGGAACACCAGGATATCAAGGTGATAAACCAgcttaaatattcaaaaatgttggCTTTTCAGAAATAGCCAATAACAATTATACTGGTTTTCTTAGGTGAACCTGGACAGCCAGGTCTCACAGGCAGTCCAGGAAAACCAGGTAAAGGCAGTTCATCCATTAAAAATACCCATTTCACATAAAGCTAACATCCACACAGAGGCAGGACCCAACCTGGATTCAAACCAGGACTTTCTTGCTAATCCCCAAACCCCTGTTCAGTGCAACTCaaaaaatcctggagcaaaTGTGTTTCAGCTTCAGATCCTTCAGTAAAAACAgccaaacatttctaaaattacTGATTTTCATAACAGGTTTCCCAGGAGCCCCTGGGCCTCAAGGGCCACCAGGACCCCCAGGAGACGGtatatttaatattaatctCAATATGatctaaataaactttttatgaaaaataaaatgttttatggctaattaatttagcatttaatgaaactgttttttagcTGAAATCCTTGGAGTCTAGTCCATCTAGTGGCTATTTGTGGTGTTGCACAATGAAAATACTgcaggggattttttttccttagaaatgttaagaaaattaagaaatgtaCCTTATTGTTTCCTTAATTTAATGAAGCACatacatttaatttgttaaatctATATTAATAGTTTAATattaatctttaaattattaaaaaaaacaggggaCAAAACATGGACTTTTTTTtgatcatgacaaaaatgatttatttaaaaatgtgcctCATTACTTCAGGTAGCTCCTATGCTCCTGGACCACCCGGGCCTCCAGGTCCACCTGGTCTACCTGGATCTGGAACATCTGATGTGGGACAGTATCTAACAGAGTACCTTCAAagtaaactttgcatttttatcaactgaccttttgaaaaaaaaaatggaacaaatagCAAATACAGTTTGTATTTCTGCATCATCCAGGTGACGCTCTCAGACAGTACCTGGCAGGTCCTCCTGGACCTCCTGGTCCACCAGGAGAACCAGGCTCTCCTGGGTCTTCCGAAGACGGGATGATGGATAATGTTGCCAGTCGAGTCATCAGCTACATTCAGAGTATGAACAGAAACAAGCAACTGCCTTTCTTTTTACTAAACAACATCATTTGTAAGGAACTGCATTTTTAACTGGTGTGTATTATTACAATGTTTACGTTTTAGATTCTGCTCCACCTGCACCCGTCTCTGTCAATGACCTCATAAACCTTCTACAGCGTAAGTCTCTGCATACAATGTTTTCTAACAAATAATATAAATGCAGTCAACTGTTTCTTTGAGATATCTAAGGTTATAACTATCTTGTGTTCAGGAGATGATGTGAGAGCATACATTGCTGGTCCCCCTGGTCCGCCTGGTCCTCCGGGACCTCCGGGTCTAGGCGGCTACTCCTACGGCAACCAAGATATTGCTGAACGAGTCTTTGAACTTATGAACGGTGAGAGTCACAGATCATCATGTGTTTCAcacaaaacccaaaaaacatttttaactgagCCTATGTGAAAATCCTGTCCATTATCAGAGAGGGGGGTGGTTGGAGCTCCTGGACCCCCTGGTCCTCAAGGACCCCCTGGTATTCCTGGAAACTATGCAGGAGGTAAGAAGTGCAAAGTTGAAGTTTGACGGTTCTTTTTGTGGTCGAAAATCAGATCTTAGACTTTTTGTGGGTCAAAATAATGGGAAAAACATTGGTTGCTACGGCAACAAAGAGGTAACAGAGATTCCCATTGCACATCTATTGATTagccagtaaaaaaaaa from the Oryzias melastigma strain HK-1 linkage group LG1, ASM292280v2, whole genome shotgun sequence genome contains:
- the LOC112157267 gene encoding collagen alpha-1(XVII) chain isoform X2 gives rise to the protein MDNLTTVRAVSSSGGAPVSSKVVTKSVPTTQLTAKSDISGGGASAGGSGGSVPISSSSSHHSGLQSGRSSAGTAAAGASSAVSSGGYSIASGVARTSGAGEGFKSAGGGSSSMSLGSASAGKEGKREAGLGAVTVSAVTKPSYSSGGAAEAKRGPLSPSGYSLQPKERKSVSNTAATMSDVFNESSSRDSSPEYKRKEYGGSSATSSLATRGRAQSRESEIRARLQSASPPARWTELDDVKRLLRGNRSTSTSPPQSPNNTLPIPKKASVETRTLSDSSPDQYNGVWGGDTGNGGYGYNTNPNNLSSTGPLYQSGVQNNLSLSPTSVSTGLSTSSSAPVYGVQNNLGGTSPTVFFSSGTTPHIVYGVPKNVSGLSSSAVRPSSQATHEALGKDSNFVMIEKENAPIKKETERLVMAKDTGKQFMTTAPSTNSASYSEDSLKREKQKMVSSSGEEGVVTKSSTVMASTKDKATYAEIRSEKASFGFCSCCTWWKWLLGILLGLLLLLGLLCGLIALGEEVKNLKKRVDALETVSGQSASSSRLSASNGINIVNPLEATNSERISENNINLEKGSAALQKTVQQLIRAELQSSAVRETLAFSLKGERGQPGPKGDQGQLGQKGEHGLPGIQGVPGYPGLDGPKGQKGSAGEPGPEGPAGQRGREGPVGPRGEPGLPGVGEKGDKGVQGLPGHPGSPGPIGPLGSKGATGDQGLPGIPGASGQKGFPGEPGHPGVKGDRGTPGTQGPKGDQGERGPRGSGGEPGTPGPQGPVGPNGPKGSAGESGSVGLTGPRGPPGLPGDSGPQGPPGVKGLPGFTGHPGPPGARGEPGTPGKVISPIGSDQVAIPGPPGPAGPPGRAGSPGLSGPVGPAGNPGQPGLKGDKGEIGERGERGERGEKGDRGERGEKGQRGVPGFSAPQETDPRINKPLVGPPGPPGPPGVSGLNGSPGIQGPPGPRGLPGEPGVGAQGPKGDKGEPGSFVPTSESFFAGPPGPPGPAGPQGPPGDIGTPGYQGFPGAPGPQGPPGPPGDGSSYAPGPPGPPGPPGLPGSGTSDVGQYLTEYLQSDALRQYLAGPPGPPGPPGEPGSPGSSEDGMMDNVASRVISYIQNSAPPAPVSVNDLINLLQRDDVRAYIAGPPGPPGPPGPPGLGGYSYGNQDIAERVFELMNERGVVGAPGPPGPQGPPGIPGNYAGGWYPATQSGPPGPPGPQGPPGAPGPPGPAGPPGFGTYLSSDIRDYLQNVALTGPPGPPGPPGPEGPPGPFSRLVSYTDQDRSEKLRPERQDYVGAYGGLQEAMFGQPQPGPPGPPGQKGEPGLPGVTDWSTDAIDYSGVAVKVTDYIKSNGLLLDIMKDNSHAFKGPPGPRGPPGPPGYSRLDGSHGNTTDLMEFIKTHGAVVGPPGRPGQKGDRGLPGPRGEKGESGSTGPQRRHRLHGERDAGELYGF